In Sphingopyxis sp. DBS4, one genomic interval encodes:
- a CDS encoding maleylacetate reductase produces MKPFVSDVPASRVVFGAGTLSDLRSEVARLGIHRAFFLSTAAQRETIAVARASMADLFAGEFADAAMHTPVAVTDTALAALRAADADGLVSIGGGSAIGLGKALALRTGLPHLAVPTTYAGSEMTPILGQTEDGVKTTMRDPAVQPASVLYDVELTLTLPAQMSGVSGLNAIAHAVEALYAPDADPIILLMAEEGIRALAGSLPLIAKDAQNGEARSDALYGAWLCATCLGRTTVALHHKLCHVLGGTFDLPHAETHAAVLPHAWAYNAPAVPEAAAKLRRALATDRPAQSLFDMTASFGAPTALRDLGMPKDGIDRAVELIFKNPYANPRPLEPDAIRALLEDVWAGRRPNA; encoded by the coding sequence ATGAAGCCCTTCGTCTCCGACGTCCCCGCCTCGCGCGTCGTGTTTGGGGCGGGCACGCTGTCGGATTTGCGATCCGAGGTCGCCCGTCTCGGCATTCACCGGGCGTTTTTCCTCTCGACCGCCGCCCAGCGCGAGACGATAGCGGTGGCGCGAGCATCGATGGCCGATCTCTTCGCGGGCGAGTTTGCCGACGCGGCCATGCATACGCCGGTCGCCGTCACCGATACGGCGCTCGCGGCGCTGCGCGCAGCCGATGCCGACGGCCTCGTTTCGATCGGGGGAGGCTCGGCGATCGGGCTGGGCAAGGCGCTCGCCCTTCGCACCGGCCTGCCGCATCTCGCCGTTCCGACCACCTATGCGGGGTCCGAAATGACGCCGATCCTCGGCCAGACCGAAGACGGCGTGAAAACGACGATGCGCGATCCGGCCGTCCAGCCGGCCAGTGTCCTCTACGATGTCGAACTGACGCTGACCCTGCCTGCCCAGATGTCAGGAGTGAGCGGCCTCAATGCAATCGCCCACGCGGTCGAGGCACTCTATGCCCCCGATGCTGACCCGATCATCCTGCTGATGGCCGAAGAGGGTATCCGCGCGCTCGCCGGCAGTCTGCCGCTGATCGCCAAGGATGCACAGAATGGCGAGGCCCGATCGGACGCGCTCTATGGCGCCTGGCTTTGCGCTACATGCCTCGGACGCACGACGGTCGCGCTCCATCACAAGCTATGCCATGTGCTGGGTGGAACATTCGATCTCCCCCACGCCGAGACGCACGCCGCTGTCCTGCCCCATGCCTGGGCCTATAATGCGCCCGCAGTGCCGGAGGCGGCGGCAAAGCTGCGAAGGGCCTTGGCCACCGATCGACCCGCGCAATCTCTCTTCGACATGACGGCCTCGTTCGGCGCGCCGACCGCCTTGCGCGACCTTGGCATGCCGAAGGACGGCATCGATCGGGCGGTCGAGCTGATCTTCAAGAATCCTTATGCGAATCCGCGTCCGCTGGAGCCGGACGCGATCCGTGCTCTGCTCGAAGACGTCTGGGCCGGCCGGAGGCCGAACGCGTGA
- a CDS encoding dienelactone hydrolase family protein, producing MCHIEQCSSFPSGDAGALFQDREISGYRFGDDASDRCIAVLPDIYGCTSFYRGFAAHLAARGAVVDLIRTFEDLGKLAEHTREAAFERRHRLKDRTFVDAFERYARRRGIGGVVGFCIGGLFVYELARRNLPAALVSFYGFPQGLPNQEAVDVPLTYLDTVTTPHLTLFGAEDDLISEEVQTRLAGIGQRQPACQVRVFTGSGHGFLTDLDGADAGRRDNAAKALALCEEALFATARTAA from the coding sequence ATGTGTCATATTGAGCAATGCAGCTCGTTTCCGAGCGGCGATGCGGGCGCGCTGTTTCAGGACCGCGAGATCAGCGGCTATCGGTTCGGAGACGATGCGTCCGACCGTTGCATCGCCGTGTTGCCGGACATTTACGGCTGCACCTCGTTCTACCGGGGCTTTGCAGCCCACCTCGCCGCCCGCGGCGCTGTTGTCGACCTGATCCGCACATTCGAGGATCTTGGCAAGCTCGCCGAGCATACACGCGAAGCGGCATTCGAACGGCGTCATCGGCTGAAGGACCGCACGTTCGTCGATGCATTCGAACGCTACGCACGGCGGCGCGGGATCGGCGGAGTCGTCGGCTTTTGCATCGGCGGCCTGTTTGTCTATGAGTTGGCGCGCCGAAACCTGCCGGCCGCGCTGGTCAGCTTCTACGGCTTCCCGCAGGGGCTTCCAAACCAGGAAGCGGTCGATGTCCCCCTCACCTACCTCGACACGGTGACGACGCCGCATCTGACGCTGTTCGGGGCCGAAGACGATCTGATATCTGAGGAAGTCCAGACGCGGCTGGCGGGCATCGGCCAGCGTCAACCGGCGTGTCAGGTGCGCGTCTTCACCGGATCGGGACACGGCTTCCTGACCGATCTCGACGGCGCCGACGCGGGCCGTCGCGACAATGCCGCCAAAGCGCTCGCGCTCTGCGAGGAGGCGCTGTTTGCAACGGCGCGGACGGCCGCATGA
- a CDS encoding muconate/chloromuconate family cycloisomerase, with protein MRSVETFIVDIPLRRVHKLSRAVLTHQSYLIVRLTTADGVQGIGEATVPGGPWWSGESVEAMRALFLNHIAPLLDGRDIFSANAIMAEIDQVAYANAALKSAVETALLDAAARTLSIPMSGLFGGRIADALPVLWVLATGELEADVAEAQAKIDARLHRRFKIKVGRGDPGDDARRAVETASAIGCPCSIDLNEAWSFADSTRALAILDGSGVDILEQPLPRADLPGLADLARRSSLAIMADESACSTSDMIAIIRERAASYVSLKISKAGGPSRMLAIARMAQAAGINLFGGTALDSSIGTAANIQCCSTLPLAGGTELFMPLLLADDILEEPLVYRDFCVDVPSGVGLGVTIDEAKLRHYERK; from the coding sequence GTGCGGTCGGTCGAGACCTTCATCGTCGACATCCCGCTGCGGCGCGTCCACAAGCTCAGCCGCGCGGTGCTCACTCACCAGAGTTACCTGATCGTTCGGCTCACGACGGCCGACGGCGTTCAGGGCATTGGCGAGGCGACGGTTCCGGGCGGTCCCTGGTGGAGCGGGGAATCCGTCGAAGCGATGCGCGCCCTGTTCCTCAACCATATCGCGCCGCTGCTCGACGGGCGTGACATATTCTCGGCGAACGCCATAATGGCCGAGATCGATCAGGTTGCCTATGCGAACGCCGCCCTCAAATCCGCGGTCGAAACGGCGCTTCTCGATGCGGCCGCCCGCACCCTGTCGATCCCGATGAGCGGCCTGTTCGGTGGCAGGATCGCAGACGCGTTGCCGGTGCTCTGGGTGCTGGCGACTGGCGAGCTTGAGGCCGATGTTGCCGAAGCGCAGGCAAAAATTGACGCCAGACTGCATCGCCGCTTCAAGATCAAGGTCGGCCGCGGCGATCCCGGCGACGATGCGCGACGCGCCGTCGAGACCGCCAGCGCGATAGGCTGTCCCTGCTCGATCGACCTCAATGAGGCGTGGAGCTTTGCGGATTCCACGCGCGCATTGGCTATTCTTGATGGCTCCGGGGTCGATATCCTGGAACAGCCGCTGCCCCGCGCCGATCTTCCGGGGCTTGCCGATCTCGCGCGGCGCTCCAGCCTCGCGATCATGGCTGACGAGAGCGCCTGCAGCACGAGCGACATGATCGCGATTATCCGGGAACGGGCGGCCAGTTATGTGTCGCTGAAAATCTCAAAAGCCGGCGGCCCCAGCCGGATGCTCGCGATTGCCCGCATGGCGCAGGCCGCTGGCATCAATCTCTTCGGGGGCACTGCCCTGGACAGCTCGATCGGCACTGCCGCCAACATCCAATGCTGCTCGACGCTGCCGCTCGCCGGCGGGACCGAGCTTTTCATGCCCCTCCTGCTGGCGGACGACATTCTGGAGGAGCCGCTGGTCTACCGCGATTTCTGCGTGGACGTGCCGTCGGGCGTCGGCCTCGGTGTGACGATCGATGAAGCCAAGCTGCGCCACTACGAGCGCAAATAA
- a CDS encoding VOC family protein codes for MLKVNAIDHLVFNVRDVEVSAAWYVRVLGMERHDAQSPRGDTRTSMTFGSMKINLRPLTVSQEDWFTADHPEAGGQDLCFLTDMAPDDVVAHFRGLGVAIIAGPTNKSGARGTIRSVYIRDPDGSLVEVSSYA; via the coding sequence ATGCTGAAAGTCAACGCCATCGACCATCTTGTCTTCAACGTCCGCGACGTCGAGGTGTCCGCCGCATGGTATGTCCGCGTCCTGGGCATGGAGCGCCACGATGCACAGTCCCCGAGAGGCGATACAAGGACCAGCATGACTTTCGGTTCGATGAAGATCAACCTGCGGCCGCTAACCGTCAGCCAGGAGGACTGGTTCACCGCCGATCACCCCGAAGCAGGAGGCCAGGACCTGTGCTTCCTGACCGACATGGCGCCCGACGACGTTGTCGCGCATTTTCGCGGCCTAGGCGTTGCGATCATTGCGGGTCCGACCAACAAAAGCGGCGCGCGCGGCACGATCCGCTCGGTCTACATCCGCGATCCCGACGGCAGCTTGGTCGAGGTGTCGTCCTACGCCTGA
- the andAd gene encoding anthranilate 1,2-dioxygenase small subunit AndAd: MNQAIALRSEIQELLDSYVETIDNDDLEAWPDHFTDDCLYEIIPKENVDFDLPAPLIRCENKHMLRDRVTALRNANIYPPTIYRHFVSGLKISRHQGDEVEFTANYLVMSTGLEGETKIYQAGRYVDRAVRLDGRWRFASKRAIFDTSRVATLLALPV; encoded by the coding sequence ATGAACCAGGCGATCGCACTGCGCTCGGAGATCCAGGAGCTGCTCGATTCCTATGTCGAGACGATCGACAATGACGATCTGGAGGCTTGGCCGGACCATTTCACCGACGATTGCCTCTATGAGATCATCCCCAAAGAGAATGTGGATTTCGACCTCCCGGCGCCGCTGATCCGGTGCGAGAACAAGCACATGCTGCGCGATCGTGTCACAGCCTTGCGGAACGCGAACATCTACCCGCCGACGATCTACCGCCATTTCGTGTCGGGACTGAAGATTTCGCGCCATCAGGGCGATGAGGTCGAGTTCACCGCGAACTACCTGGTCATGTCGACCGGCCTCGAAGGCGAGACGAAGATCTATCAGGCCGGCCGCTATGTCGATCGCGCCGTTCGCCTCGACGGCCGATGGCGGTTCGCGAGCAAGCGCGCGATCTTCGACACGAGCCGCGTGGCGACGCTGCTGGCCCTGCCGGTCTAG
- a CDS encoding non-heme iron oxygenase ferredoxin subunit: MSWIDIGPVGIVDEGEVAGVNANGTPLAIFCKEGRFFALHDLCTHGQARLSEGFVEDGCIECPLHQGLFDIETGAPRSPPVTVPVRTYGVRENNGRLEVMLESQADEG, translated from the coding sequence ATGAGTTGGATCGATATAGGCCCTGTCGGCATCGTCGACGAAGGTGAGGTTGCCGGCGTCAACGCCAATGGCACGCCGCTCGCCATCTTCTGCAAGGAAGGTCGCTTCTTTGCGCTTCATGACCTGTGCACCCACGGCCAGGCCCGGCTATCGGAAGGGTTCGTCGAGGATGGCTGCATCGAGTGCCCCTTGCACCAAGGTCTTTTCGACATCGAGACGGGCGCGCCGCGCTCGCCGCCGGTGACGGTGCCAGTGCGGACCTATGGCGTGCGCGAGAATAACGGCCGCCTGGAGGTCATGCTGGAAAGTCAGGCCGATGAAGGATGA
- a CDS encoding IS6-like element IS6100 family transposase: MTDFKWRHFQGDVILWAVRWYCRYPISYRDLEEMLAERGISVDHTTIYRWVQCYAPEMEKRLRWFWRRGFDPSWRLDETYVKVRGKWTYLYRAVDKRGDTIDFYLSPTRSAKAAKRFLGKALRGLKHWEKPATLNTDKAPSYGAAITELKREGKLDRETAHRQVKYLNNVIEADHGKLKILIKPVRGFKSIPTAYATIKGFEVMRALRKGQARPWCLQPGIRGEVRLVERAFGIGPSALTEAMGMLNHHFAAAA, translated from the coding sequence ATGACGGATTTCAAGTGGCGCCATTTCCAGGGTGATGTGATCCTGTGGGCGGTGCGCTGGTATTGTCGCTATCCGATCAGCTATCGCGACCTTGAGGAAATGCTGGCGGAACGCGGCATTTCGGTCGACCATACGACGATCTATCGCTGGGTCCAGTGCTACGCCCCGGAGATGGAGAAGCGGCTGCGCTGGTTCTGGCGGCGTGGCTTTGATCCGAGCTGGCGCCTGGATGAAACCTACGTCAAGGTGCGGGGCAAGTGGACCTACCTGTACCGGGCAGTCGACAAGCGGGGCGACACGATCGATTTCTACCTGTCGCCGACCCGCAGCGCCAAGGCAGCGAAGCGGTTCCTGGGCAAGGCCCTGCGAGGCCTGAAGCACTGGGAAAAGCCTGCCACGCTCAATACCGACAAAGCGCCGAGCTATGGTGCAGCGATCACCGAATTGAAGCGCGAAGGAAAGCTGGACCGGGAGACGGCCCACCGGCAGGTGAAGTATCTCAATAACGTGATCGAGGCCGATCACGGAAAGCTCAAGATACTGATCAAGCCGGTGCGCGGTTTCAAATCGATCCCCACGGCCTATGCCACGATCAAGGGATTCGAAGTCATGCGAGCCCTGCGCAAAGGACAGGCTCGCCCCTGGTGCCTGCAGCCCGGCATCAGGGGCGAGGTGCGCCTTGTGGAGAGAGCTTTTGGCATTGGGCCCTCGGCGCTGACGGAGGCCATGGGCATGCTCAACCACCATTTCGCAGCAGCCGCCTGA
- a CDS encoding chlorocatechol 1,2-dioxygenase, with protein sequence MSNNRIDAVVSDIVNGIRQALIKHEVTFDEYRAGVMYAVKTGEAGEIPLLLDVFLNSTISDIENAAYGGTEGTIEGPYYLPNAPLIPNGGEILTYDDDRNVPMIVRGTVKDLQGRPVAGATVDIWHSTPDGYYGGIHNDIPANYYRGKVLTDAEGRYFVRSTVPVPYKIPDQGPTGALLEMMGGHSWRPAHVHFKVRADGYHTLTTQSYFEQGDYVDDDCCNGVRPVQIKPDVQENGEKVIENDFQLAPDVIASRAA encoded by the coding sequence ATGAGCAACAATCGTATTGATGCCGTGGTGTCTGACATCGTGAACGGAATTCGTCAGGCGCTTATCAAGCATGAAGTGACGTTCGATGAATATCGGGCCGGCGTCATGTATGCCGTGAAAACGGGCGAGGCGGGCGAGATTCCGCTTCTACTCGACGTCTTCCTGAACTCGACGATCAGCGACATCGAGAATGCCGCCTACGGCGGCACCGAGGGGACCATCGAAGGCCCCTATTATCTGCCAAACGCCCCGCTCATCCCGAACGGCGGGGAAATTCTCACCTATGACGATGATCGCAACGTCCCGATGATCGTCCGCGGAACGGTCAAGGATCTCCAGGGCAGGCCCGTCGCCGGCGCCACCGTCGATATCTGGCATTCGACGCCGGACGGCTATTATGGCGGCATCCACAACGATATCCCGGCGAACTATTATCGGGGCAAGGTTCTGACGGACGCCGAAGGCCGGTATTTCGTCCGGTCGACCGTGCCCGTTCCCTACAAGATTCCCGACCAGGGTCCGACCGGCGCCCTGCTGGAAATGATGGGCGGGCATAGCTGGCGGCCGGCACACGTCCATTTCAAGGTCCGCGCCGACGGCTATCATACACTCACCACGCAGAGCTATTTCGAGCAGGGCGACTATGTGGACGACGACTGCTGCAATGGCGTCCGTCCGGTCCAGATCAAGCCCGATGTGCAGGAAAATGGCGAGAAGGTGATTGAGAACGACTTCCAGCTCGCGCCCGACGTCATCGCATCGCGCGCGGCCTGA
- a CDS encoding YciI family protein, which translates to MPFFVATIENKPGTEQARANAQEAHREYLRAQAHRILIGGAVLDEAETAPRGSVYVFEAETAREAQRFTDEDPLTVAGTRSAITIRPWRQAVFNRGYVLGTPEAGAPFPGPVRD; encoded by the coding sequence ATGCCATTTTTCGTCGCCACCATCGAGAACAAGCCTGGGACCGAGCAGGCGCGGGCAAACGCCCAGGAAGCGCATCGCGAATATCTTCGCGCACAGGCCCATCGCATCCTTATCGGCGGCGCCGTGCTTGACGAGGCGGAGACAGCGCCGCGCGGCTCGGTCTATGTCTTCGAGGCCGAGACTGCGCGCGAGGCGCAGCGCTTCACCGACGAAGATCCGCTAACTGTTGCGGGAACGCGCAGCGCCATCACCATCCGCCCATGGCGGCAGGCGGTGTTCAATCGCGGCTATGTTCTCGGCACGCCCGAAGCGGGGGCGCCCTTCCCCGGCCCTGTGCGAGATTGA
- a CDS encoding NAD(P)/FAD-dependent oxidoreductase, whose amino-acid sequence MKDEVFVVVGGGQAGGWIIKTLGAEGFSGRIVLIGEERHPPYERPPLSKNALRDAEAISETALLSIESLAEANVESWLGEEVIEIDRSAQTVRCASGREIHYDRLFLATGSRPRVPDWMAGQKSDRIHLLRTIDDAAALRSSLSGTKHLLIVGGGWIGLEVAATVRSLGIAVTVVEAAPRLCQRSVPEPVSDWLRALHESHGVAFVMGRSVVRLAVQPDGLMLELDDDTARIADRVLVCVGAIPNVALGELAGLDVSNGILVDEFGGTSDPRIFAAGDVACFPCCYAGQVTRRESWANAQNQAIAAAKAALGNHVRYADLPWLWSDQYGHNIQIAGLPERAASTLYKAGPAAGSGCWVGLDAQNHPVGAVGVDAPKLFRPILKALKDNADMDLSDWQPTHFCRGAAA is encoded by the coding sequence ATGAAGGATGAGGTCTTTGTCGTGGTCGGCGGCGGCCAGGCCGGTGGATGGATCATCAAGACGCTTGGCGCGGAGGGCTTTTCCGGCCGCATCGTCCTGATCGGCGAGGAAAGGCATCCTCCCTATGAGCGGCCGCCGCTCTCGAAAAATGCGCTGCGCGATGCGGAGGCAATTTCCGAGACGGCCCTTTTGTCGATCGAGAGCCTGGCCGAAGCCAATGTCGAGAGCTGGCTGGGCGAAGAAGTCATCGAGATCGATCGCTCCGCGCAAACGGTTCGATGCGCCAGCGGCCGCGAAATCCACTATGATCGGCTCTTTCTGGCAACGGGGAGCCGGCCCCGCGTTCCCGACTGGATGGCCGGGCAGAAATCCGACCGTATCCATCTGCTCCGCACCATCGATGATGCCGCCGCGCTCCGTTCCAGCCTCTCCGGCACGAAGCACCTCCTCATCGTGGGCGGCGGCTGGATCGGCCTTGAAGTCGCGGCCACGGTCCGCAGTCTTGGCATTGCCGTCACCGTGGTCGAAGCCGCGCCCCGGCTGTGCCAGCGCTCGGTCCCGGAGCCGGTCTCCGATTGGCTGAGGGCGCTGCACGAGAGCCATGGCGTCGCCTTTGTCATGGGCCGCTCGGTTGTCCGGCTCGCGGTGCAGCCTGACGGTCTCATGCTCGAACTGGATGACGACACCGCCCGGATCGCGGACCGCGTGCTCGTATGCGTCGGCGCAATTCCCAATGTCGCGCTCGGCGAGCTGGCCGGCCTGGACGTGAGCAATGGCATCCTCGTTGATGAATTCGGTGGAACTTCGGACCCGCGGATTTTTGCTGCGGGTGACGTGGCCTGCTTCCCCTGCTGCTACGCGGGGCAAGTGACCCGGCGCGAAAGCTGGGCCAACGCCCAGAACCAGGCCATTGCCGCCGCGAAGGCCGCGTTGGGCAATCACGTCCGCTACGCCGACCTGCCATGGCTCTGGTCCGATCAATATGGACACAACATCCAGATTGCCGGGCTTCCGGAACGGGCCGCAAGCACGCTCTACAAGGCGGGACCGGCCGCCGGCAGCGGCTGCTGGGTCGGCCTCGATGCACAAAACCATCCGGTCGGGGCCGTCGGCGTGGACGCGCCGAAGCTGTTCCGACCGATTCTCAAGGCCCTTAAGGATAACGCAGACATGGATCTCTCCGACTGGCAACCGACGCATTTCTGCCGCGGAGCTGCCGCATGA
- a CDS encoding Plug domain-containing protein: MKSKAIEVQSRAQCLSKAGYRSSSALGLVLVVVGCLVSQPAFAQAEPDATPEHAPVTDTQSATGNARNADASADIVVTANKREQSLRDVGMSISAVGGDQLRSQGITDVKDLVRVVPGLTFAVSQKGAPVYTIRGVGYYEESLAASPAVSVYVDQIGYSFPIEAKAAGLDLERVEVLKGPQGTLYGQSSTGGAINYMASPQALYAEQRFSGHNVNIGVRQRREGTGRGFRG, from the coding sequence ATGAAAAGCAAAGCTATCGAAGTTCAATCACGCGCGCAGTGTTTATCAAAGGCAGGCTACAGATCATCGTCTGCGCTCGGCCTGGTTCTGGTTGTTGTCGGTTGTCTCGTTTCCCAGCCGGCATTTGCCCAGGCAGAGCCTGACGCAACGCCGGAGCACGCGCCAGTGACAGACACGCAAAGCGCGACCGGCAATGCCCGCAATGCTGACGCTTCCGCTGATATCGTCGTAACCGCGAACAAGCGCGAACAGTCGCTGAGGGACGTCGGCATGTCCATCAGCGCGGTCGGTGGCGACCAACTCCGCTCGCAGGGCATCACCGACGTCAAAGATCTGGTTCGTGTCGTTCCAGGCCTCACCTTCGCCGTCAGCCAGAAGGGCGCCCCCGTCTATACGATACGCGGCGTCGGCTATTATGAGGAATCCCTAGCCGCTTCGCCCGCCGTGAGCGTCTATGTCGACCAGATCGGCTATTCCTTCCCGATCGAGGCGAAGGCCGCCGGTCTCGATCTCGAACGCGTCGAGGTGCTGAAGGGGCCGCAGGGAACCCTCTACGGGCAGAGTTCCACCGGCGGCGCAATCAACTACATGGCGTCACCTCAAGCTTTGTACGCTGAACAACGATTTTCCGGACATAATGTGAACATTGGTGTCAGGCAGCGGCGCGAAGGTACTGGTAGAGGGTTTCGCGGCTGA
- a CDS encoding LysR family transcriptional regulator — translation MELYQLRYFVAVAEEQNVTAAARLLNVSQPPLTRAIQALEAEVGHALFTRSTKGVSLTPAGVEFLAEARKTLTQVQRMVDRSSAAGRGERGQLQIGFYGSSIYGYLPQVLRRFRSEVPDVEIVLHTVGKAEQIEALRAHRLDVGFARYYPIEADMEIETVGTERLMAAFPAMSADDKNGDIDPGEVATKPLVLFPQGGRPNFADEVLHFLGNAGVTPHVIQVTDDVTSAMGLVASGIAVSIVPESVAALNWPHIRFRHISGPDTIIPINIMYSKETLRPATVAFLDVVHKMMK, via the coding sequence ATGGAGCTGTATCAACTGCGCTATTTTGTCGCAGTCGCTGAGGAACAGAACGTCACCGCCGCAGCGCGATTATTGAACGTATCTCAACCGCCGCTGACACGAGCGATCCAAGCGCTGGAAGCGGAGGTCGGTCACGCGCTGTTCACCCGAAGCACGAAAGGCGTGTCCCTTACGCCCGCGGGCGTCGAATTTCTGGCCGAAGCTCGCAAGACGCTGACCCAGGTGCAGCGGATGGTCGATAGGAGCAGCGCCGCCGGTCGAGGCGAGCGAGGCCAGCTTCAGATCGGCTTCTACGGCTCCAGCATCTATGGCTATCTTCCCCAGGTTCTGCGGCGCTTTCGTTCGGAAGTGCCCGATGTGGAGATTGTGCTGCATACGGTCGGAAAGGCCGAGCAGATCGAGGCCCTGCGCGCGCATCGCCTCGATGTCGGGTTTGCGCGCTATTACCCGATTGAAGCCGATATGGAGATCGAAACGGTTGGCACAGAAAGGCTTATGGCGGCCTTCCCCGCAATGTCGGCCGACGACAAGAACGGCGATATCGATCCGGGCGAGGTCGCGACGAAGCCGCTGGTCCTGTTCCCTCAGGGCGGCCGCCCGAATTTTGCGGATGAAGTCCTGCACTTCCTTGGAAACGCAGGGGTCACGCCGCATGTGATTCAGGTAACGGACGATGTGACGTCGGCGATGGGGCTGGTGGCGAGCGGAATTGCCGTGTCGATCGTCCCTGAGTCAGTCGCTGCGCTCAATTGGCCCCATATTCGCTTTCGGCATATATCGGGACCAGACACAATCATCCCGATCAATATCATGTATTCTAAAGAGACTTTGAGACCCGCGACGGTGGCATTTCTGGACGTCGTTCACAAAATGATGAAATAG
- the andAc gene encoding anthranilate 1,2-dioxygenase large subunit AndAc, translating into MRIQYVHYATKPVGLVNAEALTFPRNDGSRVPYTVFSSQEIYDREQERIFRGPVWNFLGLEAEIPNPHDFKRTFVGDTPVVMTRCADGSLAAWVNRCAHRGAEVCRANRGNAQTHDCVYHQWSYAPNGDLIGVPFRRGQKGACGMPADFKPANHGLQKLRVDSYRGLVFATFSEEAVPLPDFLGPIMRPYIDRLFHKPVVYLGCTRQYSSSNWKLYFENVKDAYHASLLHLFHTTFNIYRVSAKLVLKPDTDGLSSVFFAAKGDENEAVDAYKAQNIRTFADGFRLEDDSVLGLIKEYDEVTTNHIQAIFPQLVLQQIHNTLCARQLLPKGPSNFELVFHFFGYEDDTPELRALRIKQANLVGPAGYISMEDTEATELVQRGTATAPNAFSVLDMGRGAEGNESSTISEHMIRAFWQGYAKIMDLPVEDVQ; encoded by the coding sequence ATGAGAATCCAGTATGTTCATTATGCAACAAAGCCAGTGGGACTTGTGAACGCCGAAGCACTTACTTTTCCAAGGAACGATGGTTCTCGCGTTCCTTATACTGTGTTCAGCAGTCAGGAAATCTACGATCGAGAGCAGGAGCGCATCTTCCGCGGGCCTGTGTGGAACTTCCTCGGACTCGAAGCCGAAATCCCGAACCCGCACGATTTCAAGCGCACCTTTGTCGGCGACACGCCGGTGGTCATGACGCGCTGCGCGGACGGCAGCCTCGCCGCCTGGGTCAATCGCTGCGCCCATCGCGGCGCGGAAGTGTGCCGCGCCAATCGCGGCAACGCCCAGACGCATGATTGTGTCTATCATCAGTGGAGCTACGCGCCCAATGGCGATCTGATCGGCGTCCCGTTCCGCCGTGGCCAGAAAGGCGCCTGCGGCATGCCGGCCGACTTCAAGCCCGCCAACCATGGGTTGCAGAAGCTTCGCGTCGACAGCTATCGCGGACTGGTCTTCGCGACCTTCAGCGAAGAGGCGGTGCCGCTTCCGGACTTTCTCGGTCCGATCATGCGGCCCTATATCGACCGCCTCTTTCACAAGCCGGTGGTCTATCTCGGCTGCACGCGGCAATATTCCAGCTCGAACTGGAAGCTCTATTTCGAGAATGTGAAGGACGCCTATCACGCCAGCCTCCTTCACCTGTTCCACACCACCTTCAACATCTACCGGGTCAGCGCGAAGCTGGTTCTCAAGCCTGACACCGATGGCCTGAGCAGCGTGTTCTTCGCCGCCAAGGGCGACGAAAACGAAGCGGTCGATGCCTATAAAGCACAGAATATCCGCACCTTCGCCGATGGCTTCCGTCTGGAGGATGATTCCGTGCTCGGCCTCATCAAAGAATATGACGAGGTGACGACCAACCACATCCAGGCGATCTTCCCCCAGCTTGTCCTCCAGCAGATCCACAACACCCTCTGCGCGAGGCAGCTCCTGCCCAAGGGTCCGAGCAACTTCGAACTGGTATTTCACTTCTTCGGCTACGAGGACGACACGCCGGAGCTACGCGCGCTCCGCATCAAGCAAGCCAATCTGGTCGGCCCCGCCGGCTACATCTCCATGGAAGATACTGAGGCGACCGAGCTGGTCCAGCGCGGCACGGCCACGGCGCCGAACGCCTTTTCCGTGCTCGACATGGGGCGCGGCGCCGAAGGGAACGAAAGCTCGACGATATCGGAGCACATGATCCGCGCCTTCTGGCAGGGCTATGCCAAGATCATGGATCTCCCGGTGGAGGATGTCCAATGA